A single window of Nicotiana sylvestris chromosome 3, ASM39365v2, whole genome shotgun sequence DNA harbors:
- the LOC104215072 gene encoding putative late blight resistance protein homolog R1C-3 produces the protein MEVGYIASPVILGHEDEAETLLKRLVGRPKELDIVPIVGMPGLGKTTLATKLYSHETVMEHFDVRSWCCISQVYDRRKVLLEILRRLDKQNTTREESDPSELADELRKLLKGKRYLIVVDDLWSIDSWDDLRTIFPDDNKGSRIVLTTRLNDVASYASKNPHHLRHLTQEESWELWKKIVFEEESCPDELEEIGNEIASSCLGLPLAIVLTAGLLARGEKEVGYWKEVTLNLSSNLFHDAKWLMEVIELSYKYLLHHLRPCFLYFGTFLEDEEIPIWKLIQLWICEGFIPHNEFIELTSLEHVATSYLLELIGSNLVTVAKRSSLGRLKVVRVHDLIHQFCSKKAQEEIHLLQIYGSGYNNPQVATDMTSRRIICSDIHDFMMWNPPPEGTHSLRFTVSSSTIRSTEQFEESLEAFKLLTVLDLENVRVTDSFPEGILLLIHLRYLSISGAFREIPSAISFLANLETLILNSVDRWVKLPKTIWDMVNLRHLQLSGISRFWCSPLPENSQKPSQLGKLETLSAVRFHLPYDNPIISHVLRNIVKLVCVIRDDDFESRSCSQPVFQSLDRLQSLSLNYYSPKIALSRLEFDFPSTLRKLTLLYFDFRDPWRRISTIGELPNLENLNLDSCHIEEDKWDVNVGEFPNLKILKLQSLGIVEWNASEDAFPNLKRVVLRWCAKLESIPSSFESLYSLQLIEVENCSQSTTNSAMEIKETQIEEMGNAQFNVTISDS, from the exons ATGGAAGTCGGGTATATCGCATCACCAGTAATTCTAGGACATGAGGACGAAGCGGAAACGCTCCTCAAGCGACTTGTTGGAAGACCAAAAGAATTAGACATTGTACCTATTGTAGGAATGCCTGGATTGGGCAAGACGACTTTAGCTACAAAATTGTATTCTCATGAAACTGTAATGGAGCATTTTGATGTCCGTTCATGGTGCTGTATTTCACAAGTGTATGACCGGAGAAAGGTACTATTAGAGATTTTGAGACGACTTGACAAGCAGAATACCACAAGAGAAGAAAGTGATCCCAGCGAATTAGCCGATGAGCTACGCAAATTATTGAAAGGAAAGAGATATCTCATTGTAGTAGATGATCTGTGGAGCATTGATTCATGGGATGACTTGCGAACAATTTTCCCGGATGATAACAAGGGAAGTAGGATTGTTTTGACTACTAGGCTCAACGATGTGGCTTCCTATGCCTCAAAAAATCCTCACCATCTTCGGCATCTGACACAAGAAGAAAGTTGGGAGCTATGGAAGAAGATAGTATTCGAGGAAGAAAGTTGTCCCGATGAACTTGAAGAGATCGGAAATGAAATTGCAAGCAGTTGTTTAGGTTTACCTCTTGCAATAGTTTTGACAGCAGGGCTTCTTGCCAGGGGAGAAAAGGAAGTGGGTTACTGGAAAGAAGTCACTCTAAATTTGAGCTCAAACCTTTTTCATGATGCGAAATGGTTAATGGAGGTAATCGAATTGAGCTACAAGTATTTGCTTCATCATTTGAGACCATGTTTCCTGTACTTTGGAACATTTCTTGAGGATGAAGAAATACCGATATGGAAGTTGATACAATTATGGATCTGCGAAGGATTTATACCGCACAATGAGTTCATTGAGTTGACAAGCTTGGAACATGTTGCGACAAGTTACTTACTGGAGCTTATAGGGAGTAACCTTGTTACGGTTGCCAAAAGAAGTTCCTTGGGCAGACTCAAAGTTGTTCGTGTTCACGATCTCATACATCAGTTTTGCTCGAAAAAAGCTCAAGAAGAAATACATTTACTACAGATTTATGG TTCTGGCTATAATAATCCTCAAGTTGCAACTGATATGACTTCTCGGCGCATTATTTGCTCTGATATACATGATTTTATGATGTGGAATCCTCCCCCGGAAGGTACTCATTCTTTGCGCTTTACTGTCTCTAGTAGCACCATCCGCTCAACAGAACAATTTGAGGAATCTTTAGAAGCTTTCAAATTATTAACAGTGCTGGATTTGGAGAATGTTAGAGTCACTGATTCATTTCCCGAAGGAATTCTACTCTTGATTCATTTAAGGTACCTGTCAATAAGTGGTGCTTTTCGTGAAATTCCATCAGCTATAAGCTTTCTTGCCAATTTAGAGACATTGATTTTGAACAGTGTTGATCGCTGGGTTAAGCTACCAAAGACCATATGGGATATGGTTAACTTGAGGCATTTGCAACTGTCTGGTATATCTCGTTTTTGGTGTTCACCTTTACCtgaaaattcacaaaaacctTCACAATTAGGAAAGCTGGAAACTTTATCCGCAGTTAGGTTTCATCTTCCTTATGACAATCCCATTATAAGTCATGTACTACGTAATATTGTAAAATTGGTATGCGTGATCCGTGATGATGATTTCGAATCCCGATCATGCAGCCAACCAGTTTTTCAGTCTCTAGATCGACTGCAATCACTTTCTCTCAATTATTATAGTCCTAAAATTGCTCTTTCTCGACTAGAGTTTGACTTCCCGTCAACTCTCAGAAAATTGACACTGCTCTATTTCGACTTTCGCGATCCATGGAGAAGAATTTCGACCATTGGAGAGCTACCTAATCTTGAAAACTTAAATCTAGATAGTTGCCACATTGAGGAGGACAAGTGGGATGTCAATGTCGGGGAGTTTCCTAACCTTAAAATCCTGAAACTACAGTCTCTGGGAATTGTCGAATGGAATGCCTCGGAGGATGCTTTCCCGAACCTCAAGCGGGTCGTGTTGCGTTGGTGTGCTAAACTAGAAAGCATTCCTTCTAGTTTTGAGAGCTTGTATTCACTACAGTTGATTGAAGTGGAGAATTGCAGCCAATCTACCACGAATTCTGCTATGGAAATTAAAGAAACACAAATTGAAGAGATGGGAAATGCCCAATTCAATGTCACTATATCAGATTCATGA